In Carya illinoinensis cultivar Pawnee chromosome 9, C.illinoinensisPawnee_v1, whole genome shotgun sequence, the following are encoded in one genomic region:
- the LOC122275305 gene encoding dof zinc finger protein DOF1.5, with the protein MANVQGGQDVPGIKLFGKTITLQNRLVTDQEQKGSDQTSVEKRPDKIIPCPRCKSMETKFCYFNNYNVNQPRHFCKGCQRYWTAGGALRNVPIGAGRRKTKPPPRGLGGFSESCLYDAAGVHQFGLEGEVEEWHVMATEGGFRHVFPVKRRRIGSGGQTCT; encoded by the coding sequence ATGGCAAACGTCCAAGGAGGCCAAGATGTGCCTGGAATCAAGCTTTTTGGGAAGACCATTACGTTGCAGAATAGACTAGTGACGGATCAAGAACAAAAAGGTTCAGATCAAACGTCGGTGGAGAAGAGGCCAGATAAGATCATACCGTGCCCAAGATGCAAGAGCATGGAGACCAAGTTTTGTTACTTCAACAACTACAACGTTAATCAGCCCAGACATTTCTGCAAGGGCTGCCAGAGATACTGGACCGCCGGCGGGGCACTTCGTAACGTGCCTATCGGGGCTGGCCGGCGGAAAACCAAGCCACCGCCTCGAGGGCTAGGTGGGTTCTCTGAGAGTTGCTTGTATGATGCCgctggggtgcaccagtttggGCTGGAAGGGGAGGTGGAGGAGTGGCATGTCATGGCGACCGAGGGCGGTTTCCGGCATGTTTTCCCGGTGAAGCGGAGGAGGATTGGCTCAGGTGGTCAAACTTGCACTTGA
- the LOC122276065 gene encoding protein SCAR3 isoform X1, which translates to MPLARFEVRNEYGLGLPDLYKHVDRDDPKAVLDATSVTGLVGILRQLGDLAEFAAEVFHGLQEQVMATASRSHKLKLRVQHIEVALPPLEKAVLSQTSHIHFAYTAGTEWHPCIRNEQNHFIYNDLPRFIMDSYEECRDPPRLHLLDKFDTGGPGSCLKRYSDPTFFKKASATSDEATTERVQIDKKARRSKKKRSSQGNGKLLRGSSISNRSSRLQFGSPTGNGQNSLQTASVVDKMTNSDLGDYSYSFDSRNGQQFKSHGQVSPSHTASTVDMTLKSDPGDHSHSFDSRTGSGCIECVFRPSSSMQPEQPESPSSRLMQHNDTLDSIFPDEQTKAVDDNFAPSSLQEQIASSSSCVTWEEKAEIVEPSDQQSDRDGAPEMHSMKSDIDTHGEMAVNLTNIDKMDILFDHENSLESISSDNQINDIESEPDDYMDALNTIESESENDLDFQTKREVEQYASKINDEVINEIHQLPVNSSDHKHSESESDTASCISSNEGMPSNIPNSVSPESVVLEQMPQISSNLDCPVDDDFDGSTDTLDGSNLESVVNNPLSSASQISDFKDLSTDKIFSSFCKSQETPADFSGGHSVTFWTNGGLLGLEPSKPPDYAMSNAVGQDLANRSKGETVCPSAHGFMLKGDEHEAKQDMLDEKAGDIEKHPSFVSSTSCQDDQEDGVSTKKTAGQLSPSDTDAKCENFSVMAPKTAVQSISAESNQENDENSPLVFGLSRRLLANGLYKNVSHLHDDNTEPASSLNAGELEQFNAQHRVVNQTIPETTFEEQLGHCSSVYSLTSSPPLEHMKISFHPLNGLETSKLKLKFPDGNQGFEGTRDIFQSFQLVPEPDIPINDFGFESDDDTFCRSSPYISDDCHSLHSESNSERWESGETPKCKDLELYDALGEISSTESVYSSLELGGATNNGIPIDGGIRSAKMGNDVEPSLSGSQLDLPNFDTVNPMLQQVTDEGSNLLKLECSGQPTPQLPPLPPVQWRVSKPHLDEIEGKQDDVSEALTHASDPKYFGSSVSQQPKPSPEKQQQTVKEAVAIEQLGKQQDQQKLNEQKEANQAMNAEEMDEREDFLHQIRSKSFNLRRTMTPKPTHPPGPATNVKVTAILEKANAIRQAVGSDDGDDDDTWSDA; encoded by the exons ATGCCGCTGGCGAGGTTCGAGGTGAGGAACGAGTACGGCCTAGGCCTTCCTGACCTTTACAAACACGTCGATAGAGACGATCCTAAGGCCGTCCTCGATGCTACTTCCGTCACTGGCCTCGTCGGGATCTTGCGCCAGCTAGGCGATCTTGCCGA ATTTGCAGCAGAGGTATTTCATGGCTTGCAGGAGCAAGTGATGGCTACAGCTTCTAGAAGCCATAAACTGAAGCTTCGTGTACAGCACATTGAAGTTGCACTTCCTCCCCTTGAGAAGGCTGTACTGAGCCAAACAAGCCACATACATTTTGCTTATACTGCCG GTACTGAATGGCATCCTTGTATTCGAAACGAACAAAATCACTTCATCTACAATGACTTGCCTCGATTTATTATGGATTCCTATGAAGAATGTCGCGATCCTCCACGCTTGCACCTGCTTGACAA ATTTGATACTGGTGGTCCGGGATCTTGtttaaagagatattcagatccAACCTTCTTTAAAAAAGCGTCAGCTACCTCTGATGAAGCAACTACTGAAAGAGTTCAAATTGATAAGAAGGCTCGTAGAAGCAAG AAGAAAAGGTCATCACAGGGGAATGGAAAACTATTGCGTGGTTCATCAATATCCAATCGCAGTAGCAG ATTGCAGTTTGGTTCTCCTACTGGCAATGGGCAAAATTCTTTGCAAACTGCCTCAGTTGTAGATAAGATGACAAACTCTGACCTGGGAGACTACtcatattcttttgattcaagaAATGGTCAGCAGTTTAAATCTCATGGCCAGGTATCTCCTTCACATACAGCATCCACTGTTGACATGACACTGAAATCTGATCCCGGAGATCATTCACATTCTTTTGATTCAAGAACGGGCTCAGGATGTATTGAGTGTGTTTTCCGTCCAAGTTCTTCCATGCAACCTGAACAGCCAGAATCGCCCTCTTCTCGGTTGATGCAGCATAATGATACCCTTGATTCAATTTTTCCTGATGAACAAACCAAGGCTGTGGATGATAACTTTGCACCCAGTTCATTACAAGAGCAAATTGCCTCCAGTTCTTCTTGTGTTACCTGGGAAGAAAAGGCAGAGATAGTGGAGCCTAGTGATCAGCAGAGTGATAGAGATGGAGCTCCAGAGATGCACTCAATGAAGTCTGACATAGATACACATGGAGAGATGGCCGTTAACCTTACAAATATTGATAAAATGGATATCCTGTTTGATCATGAAAACAGTCTTGAGTCAATCTCCAGCGATAATCAGATCAATGACATCGAAAGTGAACCAGACGATTACATGGATGCACTCAACACCATTGAATCAGAATCTGAAAATGATCTCgactttcaaacaaaaagagAAGTTGAGCAGTATGCCTCCAAGATCAATGATGAAGTAATAAATGAAATCCATCAGCTTCCTGTGAATAGTTCAGACCATAAACATTCAGAGTCGGAATCTGATACTGCTTCCTGCATTTCCTCAAATGAAGGAATGCCATCAAATATACCCAACTCAGTTTCCCCAGAGAGTGTTGTGCTTGAACAGATGCCTCAGATCTCTTCTAATTTAGACTGTCCAGTAGATGATGATTTTGATGGAAGCACCGATACTCTTGATGGTTCCAATTTGGAATCTGTTGTTAATAATCCATTATCCTCAGCCTCCCAAATTTCCGATTTCAAGGATCTATCGACGGATAAGATCTTTAGCAGTTTTTGCAAGTCTCAAGAAACTCCTGCTGACTTTTCTGGTGGTCATTCAGTTACATTCTGGACTAATGGTGGCCTTTTAGGACTTGAGCCATCAAAACCTCCTGATTATGCCATGTCAAATGCTGTGGGTCAGGATTTAGCTAACAGAAGTAAAGGTGAGACAGTTTGCCCTTCAGCACATGGGTTTATGCTAAAAGGTGATGAGCATGAAGCGAAGCAAGATATGCTGGATGAGAAAGCTGGAGACATTGAAAAGCATCCAAGTTTTGTATCCTCCACTTCATGCCAAGACGATCAAGAAGATGGTGTCTCAACTAAGAAGACAGCTGGGCAACTTTCACCTTCTGATACAGATGCCAAATGTGAAAATTTCAGTGTAATGGCACCTAAAACTGCGGTGCAATCCATATCTGCCGAATCCAATCAGGAGAATGATGAAAACTCACCTCTGGTGTTTGGACTCAGCCGAAGGTTACTAGCAAATGGTTTGTATAAAAACGTTTCACATCTCCATGATGACAATACAGAACCTGCTAGTTCTCTGAATGCCGGTGAATTGGAGCAATTTAATGCGCAACATAGGGTTGTGAATCAAACAATTCCTGAGACAACTTTTGAAGAGCAGCTTGGACATTGCTCTTCCGTATATTCACTTACTTCTTCACCGCCACTAGAACATATGAAAATATCTTTCCATCCTCTAAATGGCTTAGAGACTTCCAAACTGAAACTAAAATTTCCCGATGGAAATCAAGGTTTTGAAGGCACAAGAGACATATTTCAATCATTCCAGTTGGTCCCTGAGCCTGATATTCCTATAAATGACTTTGGTTTTGAGTCTGATGATGACACATTTTGTAGATCATCTCCTTATATTTCAGATGATTGCCACAGCCTTCACTCTGAGTCAAATTCAGAGCGGTGGGAATCTGGTGAAACCCCCAAATGCAAGGATCTTGAACTATATGATGCCTTaggtgaaatctcatcaactgAATCTGTATATAGCTCTCTGGAGCTTGGAGGAGCGACCAATAATGGCATCCCCATTGATGGTGGAATTAGAAGTGCAAAAATGGGGAATGACGTCGAACCTTCTCTGTCTGGTTCTCAACTTGATCTTCCCAACTTTGATACTGTGAACCCTATGCTTCAGCAAGTAACAGATGAAGGTTCTAATCTCCTCAAGTTGGAATGTTCTGGACAGCCTACCCCTCAACTGCCACCTCTCCCTCCAGTGCAATGGCGGGTATCAAAACCCCATTTGGATGAAATAGAAGGCAAACAAGATGATGTATCTGAAGCCCTTACACATGCATCTGATCCTAAATATTTTGGATCTTCTGTGTCTCAGCAGCCTAAGCCATCCCCTGAAAAGCAACAGCAAACTGTTAAGGAGGCTGTTGCTATAGAACAACTGGGAAAG cagcaagatcagcagaAGTTGAATGAGCAGAAGGAAGCTAATCAAGCTATGAATGCCGAGGAGATGGATGAAAGAGAAGATTTTCTACATCAAATCAGATCAAAA TCGTTTAACTTGAGACGCACGATGACACCAAAGCCAACTCATCCACCAGGACCTGCTACAAATGTCAAAGTCACTGCAATTTTGGAGAAAGCAAATGCTATTCGCCAG GCTGTTGGGAGTGATGATGGGGATGACGATGATACCTGGAGTGATGCTTGA
- the LOC122276065 gene encoding protein SCAR1 isoform X3, with protein MDSYEECRDPPRLHLLDKFDTGGPGSCLKRYSDPTFFKKASATSDEATTERVQIDKKARRSKKKRSSQGNGKLLRGSSISNRSSRLQFGSPTGNGQNSLQTASVVDKMTNSDLGDYSYSFDSRNGQQFKSHGQVSPSHTASTVDMTLKSDPGDHSHSFDSRTGSGCIECVFRPSSSMQPEQPESPSSRLMQHNDTLDSIFPDEQTKAVDDNFAPSSLQEQIASSSSCVTWEEKAEIVEPSDQQSDRDGAPEMHSMKSDIDTHGEMAVNLTNIDKMDILFDHENSLESISSDNQINDIESEPDDYMDALNTIESESENDLDFQTKREVEQYASKINDEVINEIHQLPVNSSDHKHSESESDTASCISSNEGMPSNIPNSVSPESVVLEQMPQISSNLDCPVDDDFDGSTDTLDGSNLESVVNNPLSSASQISDFKDLSTDKIFSSFCKSQETPADFSGGHSVTFWTNGGLLGLEPSKPPDYAMSNAVGQDLANRSKGETVCPSAHGFMLKGDEHEAKQDMLDEKAGDIEKHPSFVSSTSCQDDQEDGVSTKKTAGQLSPSDTDAKCENFSVMAPKTAVQSISAESNQENDENSPLVFGLSRRLLANGLYKNVSHLHDDNTEPASSLNAGELEQFNAQHRVVNQTIPETTFEEQLGHCSSVYSLTSSPPLEHMKISFHPLNGLETSKLKLKFPDGNQGFEGTRDIFQSFQLVPEPDIPINDFGFESDDDTFCRSSPYISDDCHSLHSESNSERWESGETPKCKDLELYDALGEISSTESVYSSLELGGATNNGIPIDGGIRSAKMGNDVEPSLSGSQLDLPNFDTVNPMLQQVTDEGSNLLKLECSGQPTPQLPPLPPVQWRVSKPHLDEIEGKQDDVSEALTHASDPKYFGSSVSQQPKPSPEKQQQTVKEAVAIEQLGKQQDQQKLNEQKEANQAMNAEEMDEREDFLHQIRSKSFNLRRTMTPKPTHPPGPATNVKVTAILEKANAIRQAVGSDDGDDDDTWSDA; from the exons ATGGATTCCTATGAAGAATGTCGCGATCCTCCACGCTTGCACCTGCTTGACAA ATTTGATACTGGTGGTCCGGGATCTTGtttaaagagatattcagatccAACCTTCTTTAAAAAAGCGTCAGCTACCTCTGATGAAGCAACTACTGAAAGAGTTCAAATTGATAAGAAGGCTCGTAGAAGCAAG AAGAAAAGGTCATCACAGGGGAATGGAAAACTATTGCGTGGTTCATCAATATCCAATCGCAGTAGCAG ATTGCAGTTTGGTTCTCCTACTGGCAATGGGCAAAATTCTTTGCAAACTGCCTCAGTTGTAGATAAGATGACAAACTCTGACCTGGGAGACTACtcatattcttttgattcaagaAATGGTCAGCAGTTTAAATCTCATGGCCAGGTATCTCCTTCACATACAGCATCCACTGTTGACATGACACTGAAATCTGATCCCGGAGATCATTCACATTCTTTTGATTCAAGAACGGGCTCAGGATGTATTGAGTGTGTTTTCCGTCCAAGTTCTTCCATGCAACCTGAACAGCCAGAATCGCCCTCTTCTCGGTTGATGCAGCATAATGATACCCTTGATTCAATTTTTCCTGATGAACAAACCAAGGCTGTGGATGATAACTTTGCACCCAGTTCATTACAAGAGCAAATTGCCTCCAGTTCTTCTTGTGTTACCTGGGAAGAAAAGGCAGAGATAGTGGAGCCTAGTGATCAGCAGAGTGATAGAGATGGAGCTCCAGAGATGCACTCAATGAAGTCTGACATAGATACACATGGAGAGATGGCCGTTAACCTTACAAATATTGATAAAATGGATATCCTGTTTGATCATGAAAACAGTCTTGAGTCAATCTCCAGCGATAATCAGATCAATGACATCGAAAGTGAACCAGACGATTACATGGATGCACTCAACACCATTGAATCAGAATCTGAAAATGATCTCgactttcaaacaaaaagagAAGTTGAGCAGTATGCCTCCAAGATCAATGATGAAGTAATAAATGAAATCCATCAGCTTCCTGTGAATAGTTCAGACCATAAACATTCAGAGTCGGAATCTGATACTGCTTCCTGCATTTCCTCAAATGAAGGAATGCCATCAAATATACCCAACTCAGTTTCCCCAGAGAGTGTTGTGCTTGAACAGATGCCTCAGATCTCTTCTAATTTAGACTGTCCAGTAGATGATGATTTTGATGGAAGCACCGATACTCTTGATGGTTCCAATTTGGAATCTGTTGTTAATAATCCATTATCCTCAGCCTCCCAAATTTCCGATTTCAAGGATCTATCGACGGATAAGATCTTTAGCAGTTTTTGCAAGTCTCAAGAAACTCCTGCTGACTTTTCTGGTGGTCATTCAGTTACATTCTGGACTAATGGTGGCCTTTTAGGACTTGAGCCATCAAAACCTCCTGATTATGCCATGTCAAATGCTGTGGGTCAGGATTTAGCTAACAGAAGTAAAGGTGAGACAGTTTGCCCTTCAGCACATGGGTTTATGCTAAAAGGTGATGAGCATGAAGCGAAGCAAGATATGCTGGATGAGAAAGCTGGAGACATTGAAAAGCATCCAAGTTTTGTATCCTCCACTTCATGCCAAGACGATCAAGAAGATGGTGTCTCAACTAAGAAGACAGCTGGGCAACTTTCACCTTCTGATACAGATGCCAAATGTGAAAATTTCAGTGTAATGGCACCTAAAACTGCGGTGCAATCCATATCTGCCGAATCCAATCAGGAGAATGATGAAAACTCACCTCTGGTGTTTGGACTCAGCCGAAGGTTACTAGCAAATGGTTTGTATAAAAACGTTTCACATCTCCATGATGACAATACAGAACCTGCTAGTTCTCTGAATGCCGGTGAATTGGAGCAATTTAATGCGCAACATAGGGTTGTGAATCAAACAATTCCTGAGACAACTTTTGAAGAGCAGCTTGGACATTGCTCTTCCGTATATTCACTTACTTCTTCACCGCCACTAGAACATATGAAAATATCTTTCCATCCTCTAAATGGCTTAGAGACTTCCAAACTGAAACTAAAATTTCCCGATGGAAATCAAGGTTTTGAAGGCACAAGAGACATATTTCAATCATTCCAGTTGGTCCCTGAGCCTGATATTCCTATAAATGACTTTGGTTTTGAGTCTGATGATGACACATTTTGTAGATCATCTCCTTATATTTCAGATGATTGCCACAGCCTTCACTCTGAGTCAAATTCAGAGCGGTGGGAATCTGGTGAAACCCCCAAATGCAAGGATCTTGAACTATATGATGCCTTaggtgaaatctcatcaactgAATCTGTATATAGCTCTCTGGAGCTTGGAGGAGCGACCAATAATGGCATCCCCATTGATGGTGGAATTAGAAGTGCAAAAATGGGGAATGACGTCGAACCTTCTCTGTCTGGTTCTCAACTTGATCTTCCCAACTTTGATACTGTGAACCCTATGCTTCAGCAAGTAACAGATGAAGGTTCTAATCTCCTCAAGTTGGAATGTTCTGGACAGCCTACCCCTCAACTGCCACCTCTCCCTCCAGTGCAATGGCGGGTATCAAAACCCCATTTGGATGAAATAGAAGGCAAACAAGATGATGTATCTGAAGCCCTTACACATGCATCTGATCCTAAATATTTTGGATCTTCTGTGTCTCAGCAGCCTAAGCCATCCCCTGAAAAGCAACAGCAAACTGTTAAGGAGGCTGTTGCTATAGAACAACTGGGAAAG cagcaagatcagcagaAGTTGAATGAGCAGAAGGAAGCTAATCAAGCTATGAATGCCGAGGAGATGGATGAAAGAGAAGATTTTCTACATCAAATCAGATCAAAA TCGTTTAACTTGAGACGCACGATGACACCAAAGCCAACTCATCCACCAGGACCTGCTACAAATGTCAAAGTCACTGCAATTTTGGAGAAAGCAAATGCTATTCGCCAG GCTGTTGGGAGTGATGATGGGGATGACGATGATACCTGGAGTGATGCTTGA
- the LOC122276065 gene encoding protein SCAR3 isoform X2 encodes MPLARFEVRNEYGLGLPDLYKHVDRDDPKAVLDATSVTGLVGILRQLGDLAEFAAEVFHGLQEQVMATASRSHKLKLRVQHIEVALPPLEKAVLSQTSHIHFAYTAGTEWHPCIRNEQNHFIYNDLPRFIMDSYEECRDPPRLHLLDKFDTGGPGSCLKRYSDPTFFKKASATSDEATTERVQIDKKARRSKKKRSSQGNGKLLRGSSISNRSSRLQFGSPTGNGQNSLQTASVVDKMTNSDLGDYSYSFDSRNGQQFKSHGQVSPSHTASTVDMTLKSDPGDHSHSFDSRTGSGCIECVFRPSSSMQPEQPESPSSRLMQHNDTLDSIFPDEQTKAVDDNFAPSSLQEQIASSSSCVTWEEKAEIVEPSDQQSDRDGAPEMHSMKSDIDTHGEMAVNLTNIDKMDILFDHENSLESISSDNQINDIESEPDDYMDALNTIESESENDLDFQTKREVEQYASKINDEVINEIHQLPVNSSDHKHSESESDTASCISSNEGMPSNIPNSVSPESVVLEQMPQISSNLDCPVDDDFDGSTDTLDGSNLESVVNNPLSSASQISDFKDLSTDKIFSSFCKSQETPADFSGGHSVTFWTNGGLLGLEPSKPPDYAMSNAVGQDLANRSKGETVCPSAHGFMLKGDEHEAKQDMLDEKAGDIEKHPSFVSSTSCQDDQEDGVSTKKTAGQLSPSDTDAKCENFSVMAPKTAVQSISAESNQENDENSPLVFGLSRRLLANGLYKNVSHLHDDNTEPASSLNAGELEQFNAQHRVVNQTIPETTFEEQLGHCSSVYSLTSSPPLEHMKISFHPLNGLETSKLKLKFPDGNQGFEGTRDIFQSFQLVPEPDIPINDFGFESDDDTFCRSSPYISDDCHSLHSESNSERWESGETPKCKDLELYDALGEISSTESVYSSLELGGATNNGIPIDGGIRSAKMGNDVEPSLSGSQLDLPNFDTVNPMLQQVTDEGSNLLKLECSGQPTPQLPPLPPVQWRVSKPHLDEIEGKQDDVSEALTHASDPKYFGSSVSQQPKPSPEKQQQTVKEAVAIEQLGKQDQQKLNEQKEANQAMNAEEMDEREDFLHQIRSKSFNLRRTMTPKPTHPPGPATNVKVTAILEKANAIRQAVGSDDGDDDDTWSDA; translated from the exons ATGCCGCTGGCGAGGTTCGAGGTGAGGAACGAGTACGGCCTAGGCCTTCCTGACCTTTACAAACACGTCGATAGAGACGATCCTAAGGCCGTCCTCGATGCTACTTCCGTCACTGGCCTCGTCGGGATCTTGCGCCAGCTAGGCGATCTTGCCGA ATTTGCAGCAGAGGTATTTCATGGCTTGCAGGAGCAAGTGATGGCTACAGCTTCTAGAAGCCATAAACTGAAGCTTCGTGTACAGCACATTGAAGTTGCACTTCCTCCCCTTGAGAAGGCTGTACTGAGCCAAACAAGCCACATACATTTTGCTTATACTGCCG GTACTGAATGGCATCCTTGTATTCGAAACGAACAAAATCACTTCATCTACAATGACTTGCCTCGATTTATTATGGATTCCTATGAAGAATGTCGCGATCCTCCACGCTTGCACCTGCTTGACAA ATTTGATACTGGTGGTCCGGGATCTTGtttaaagagatattcagatccAACCTTCTTTAAAAAAGCGTCAGCTACCTCTGATGAAGCAACTACTGAAAGAGTTCAAATTGATAAGAAGGCTCGTAGAAGCAAG AAGAAAAGGTCATCACAGGGGAATGGAAAACTATTGCGTGGTTCATCAATATCCAATCGCAGTAGCAG ATTGCAGTTTGGTTCTCCTACTGGCAATGGGCAAAATTCTTTGCAAACTGCCTCAGTTGTAGATAAGATGACAAACTCTGACCTGGGAGACTACtcatattcttttgattcaagaAATGGTCAGCAGTTTAAATCTCATGGCCAGGTATCTCCTTCACATACAGCATCCACTGTTGACATGACACTGAAATCTGATCCCGGAGATCATTCACATTCTTTTGATTCAAGAACGGGCTCAGGATGTATTGAGTGTGTTTTCCGTCCAAGTTCTTCCATGCAACCTGAACAGCCAGAATCGCCCTCTTCTCGGTTGATGCAGCATAATGATACCCTTGATTCAATTTTTCCTGATGAACAAACCAAGGCTGTGGATGATAACTTTGCACCCAGTTCATTACAAGAGCAAATTGCCTCCAGTTCTTCTTGTGTTACCTGGGAAGAAAAGGCAGAGATAGTGGAGCCTAGTGATCAGCAGAGTGATAGAGATGGAGCTCCAGAGATGCACTCAATGAAGTCTGACATAGATACACATGGAGAGATGGCCGTTAACCTTACAAATATTGATAAAATGGATATCCTGTTTGATCATGAAAACAGTCTTGAGTCAATCTCCAGCGATAATCAGATCAATGACATCGAAAGTGAACCAGACGATTACATGGATGCACTCAACACCATTGAATCAGAATCTGAAAATGATCTCgactttcaaacaaaaagagAAGTTGAGCAGTATGCCTCCAAGATCAATGATGAAGTAATAAATGAAATCCATCAGCTTCCTGTGAATAGTTCAGACCATAAACATTCAGAGTCGGAATCTGATACTGCTTCCTGCATTTCCTCAAATGAAGGAATGCCATCAAATATACCCAACTCAGTTTCCCCAGAGAGTGTTGTGCTTGAACAGATGCCTCAGATCTCTTCTAATTTAGACTGTCCAGTAGATGATGATTTTGATGGAAGCACCGATACTCTTGATGGTTCCAATTTGGAATCTGTTGTTAATAATCCATTATCCTCAGCCTCCCAAATTTCCGATTTCAAGGATCTATCGACGGATAAGATCTTTAGCAGTTTTTGCAAGTCTCAAGAAACTCCTGCTGACTTTTCTGGTGGTCATTCAGTTACATTCTGGACTAATGGTGGCCTTTTAGGACTTGAGCCATCAAAACCTCCTGATTATGCCATGTCAAATGCTGTGGGTCAGGATTTAGCTAACAGAAGTAAAGGTGAGACAGTTTGCCCTTCAGCACATGGGTTTATGCTAAAAGGTGATGAGCATGAAGCGAAGCAAGATATGCTGGATGAGAAAGCTGGAGACATTGAAAAGCATCCAAGTTTTGTATCCTCCACTTCATGCCAAGACGATCAAGAAGATGGTGTCTCAACTAAGAAGACAGCTGGGCAACTTTCACCTTCTGATACAGATGCCAAATGTGAAAATTTCAGTGTAATGGCACCTAAAACTGCGGTGCAATCCATATCTGCCGAATCCAATCAGGAGAATGATGAAAACTCACCTCTGGTGTTTGGACTCAGCCGAAGGTTACTAGCAAATGGTTTGTATAAAAACGTTTCACATCTCCATGATGACAATACAGAACCTGCTAGTTCTCTGAATGCCGGTGAATTGGAGCAATTTAATGCGCAACATAGGGTTGTGAATCAAACAATTCCTGAGACAACTTTTGAAGAGCAGCTTGGACATTGCTCTTCCGTATATTCACTTACTTCTTCACCGCCACTAGAACATATGAAAATATCTTTCCATCCTCTAAATGGCTTAGAGACTTCCAAACTGAAACTAAAATTTCCCGATGGAAATCAAGGTTTTGAAGGCACAAGAGACATATTTCAATCATTCCAGTTGGTCCCTGAGCCTGATATTCCTATAAATGACTTTGGTTTTGAGTCTGATGATGACACATTTTGTAGATCATCTCCTTATATTTCAGATGATTGCCACAGCCTTCACTCTGAGTCAAATTCAGAGCGGTGGGAATCTGGTGAAACCCCCAAATGCAAGGATCTTGAACTATATGATGCCTTaggtgaaatctcatcaactgAATCTGTATATAGCTCTCTGGAGCTTGGAGGAGCGACCAATAATGGCATCCCCATTGATGGTGGAATTAGAAGTGCAAAAATGGGGAATGACGTCGAACCTTCTCTGTCTGGTTCTCAACTTGATCTTCCCAACTTTGATACTGTGAACCCTATGCTTCAGCAAGTAACAGATGAAGGTTCTAATCTCCTCAAGTTGGAATGTTCTGGACAGCCTACCCCTCAACTGCCACCTCTCCCTCCAGTGCAATGGCGGGTATCAAAACCCCATTTGGATGAAATAGAAGGCAAACAAGATGATGTATCTGAAGCCCTTACACATGCATCTGATCCTAAATATTTTGGATCTTCTGTGTCTCAGCAGCCTAAGCCATCCCCTGAAAAGCAACAGCAAACTGTTAAGGAGGCTGTTGCTATAGAACAACTGGGAAAG caagatcagcagaAGTTGAATGAGCAGAAGGAAGCTAATCAAGCTATGAATGCCGAGGAGATGGATGAAAGAGAAGATTTTCTACATCAAATCAGATCAAAA TCGTTTAACTTGAGACGCACGATGACACCAAAGCCAACTCATCCACCAGGACCTGCTACAAATGTCAAAGTCACTGCAATTTTGGAGAAAGCAAATGCTATTCGCCAG GCTGTTGGGAGTGATGATGGGGATGACGATGATACCTGGAGTGATGCTTGA